In a single window of the Desulfuromonas sp. TF genome:
- a CDS encoding tetratricopeptide repeat protein, whose protein sequence is MRFPILLIVFLLAGCSLPRIIVLNDPLDARQHNDLGVSYQQRGEIDLALREYERAAEMADEWARPLINRGNVLAARGDLRQAGKSYLLALRREADNAEAMNNLAWVLLQSGEAEKALEWAERAAVETPRDGAVLDTLAAVQIARQDYSSARLTLARALLLELDPHLREEFQQKQAFLDEKGE, encoded by the coding sequence ATGCGTTTTCCGATACTTCTAATCGTTTTTCTTCTTGCCGGCTGCTCCCTGCCGCGGATCATCGTTCTCAACGATCCGCTGGACGCCCGACAGCATAACGACCTGGGAGTGTCGTACCAGCAGCGGGGCGAAATAGATCTGGCCCTGCGCGAGTATGAACGTGCCGCTGAAATGGCAGACGAATGGGCCCGGCCGTTGATCAATCGGGGAAATGTTCTGGCGGCCCGCGGCGACTTGCGGCAGGCCGGGAAGAGCTATCTGCTCGCCCTGCGCCGCGAAGCGGATAATGCTGAGGCCATGAACAACCTGGCCTGGGTTCTCCTTCAGTCCGGAGAGGCGGAAAAAGCGCTCGAATGGGCGGAAAGAGCCGCTGTTGAAACACCCCGGGACGGCGCCGTTCTCGACACCCTGGCTGCGGTCCAGATAGCTCGCCAGGACTATTCCTCCGCCCGACTGACCCTTGCCCGTGCTCTTCTCCTCGAACTCGATCCCCACCTTCGAGAAGAATTCCAGCAGAAGCAGGCCTTTCTCGATGAGAAGGGCGAGTAG
- a CDS encoding diguanylate cyclase domain-containing protein, producing MPIRYSLNAKMTGAVFLLVASLLLAVGFSALRFFESRFVETISRNQLTLVTSVAEQIDEQISLAQNTIVRAAAAIPPESLRDSDFAQEILDTRVEVIRTIFDNGIFLFSADGRLVAETPYLPNRRGKDYSFRNYFRDTVAGMAPIISDPYFSSQAHNHPALNFTAPIKDADGRLVGVLAGSLDLTRENILGRLRDVRIGETGYLYLYNTDRMMIMHPDPSRILRQDVPPGANVLFDHAIEGFEGSGETVNSRGLHFLATFKHLRNVNWILAANYPWSEAFAAVQRARLLFAAGMVLALGFSTLLVWLTMRRLTHPLREFIGHVRKISTGENTREPLRVRTRDEIALLAEAFNQLMVETDEQKRIVQNQLTFLQNLLDTIPNPVYYKSTEGVYLGCNRAFEQVHGRSRNEIVGRTVHDVADAAQAAAYAASDRELFHQEAGDFQIFEHTMTYADSSRRNVLFYKAVFHNASGEPAGMVGTILDITQRKAIELALNEQREFTENLLQNSAVPCFVLDRNHTVLNWTRACEELTGISITEVLGTSQHWKAFYPVKRPCLADLILDDRLEQTLDLYESYANSPLIPDGLQAEGWFPNIGGKRRYLLFEAAPIRNQKGEIIAVIETLHDLTHVKQVEEALQESEASYRTLIERLPDAILVHRGGTIVFGNHEASRLFASSTPEDLEGAEIQDLVHPDFRETFGEGITLVEDQRENKEYTEGKIMRLDGTAIDIEAASTPVFYEGRWSVQTILRDITERKELQEKIWRQANFDPLTGIPNRLLFQDRLQQNLDRAEREKYHVALLFIDLDHFKEINDTLGHDAGDELLRQTASRLCGLLRKTDTIARMGGDEFTVIMPRVVEPPHVSAVAQRILAVLDDPFQLPGGEGRISASIGIAFYPEDGTDTATLMKKADLAMYRAKESGRKAFSFYSSEIIIQDEPAPSYP from the coding sequence TTGCCAATACGATACAGCCTTAATGCGAAGATGACCGGAGCCGTCTTCCTGCTGGTGGCGAGCCTTCTTCTGGCCGTCGGTTTCAGTGCTCTCCGGTTTTTCGAATCCAGATTCGTAGAGACCATTTCCAGAAACCAGCTTACCCTGGTGACCAGTGTCGCCGAGCAGATCGACGAACAGATCTCCCTGGCCCAGAACACCATCGTTCGTGCTGCCGCCGCAATCCCTCCGGAAAGCCTCCGCGATTCCGACTTCGCCCAGGAGATACTGGACACCCGGGTGGAGGTGATCCGAACGATATTCGACAACGGAATCTTCCTTTTTTCCGCAGACGGAAGACTGGTGGCGGAAACTCCCTACCTGCCGAACCGGCGCGGAAAGGATTATTCCTTCCGGAATTATTTCCGGGATACCGTCGCCGGCATGGCTCCCATCATCTCCGATCCCTATTTCTCCAGCCAGGCGCACAACCATCCCGCTCTCAACTTCACCGCTCCGATTAAGGATGCCGACGGCCGACTCGTCGGCGTCCTGGCCGGCAGTCTGGACCTGACCCGGGAGAACATTCTGGGACGCCTCCGGGATGTCCGTATCGGGGAGACGGGGTATCTCTACCTCTATAATACCGACCGGATGATGATCATGCACCCGGACCCGTCCCGCATCCTGCGTCAGGACGTCCCGCCCGGTGCAAATGTTCTTTTCGACCACGCCATCGAAGGTTTTGAGGGGAGCGGAGAAACGGTCAACAGCCGGGGCCTTCACTTCCTGGCCACCTTCAAGCATCTCAGAAACGTCAACTGGATTCTCGCCGCCAACTATCCCTGGTCAGAGGCTTTCGCCGCCGTTCAGAGGGCCCGCCTTCTGTTTGCTGCGGGCATGGTACTAGCGCTGGGGTTTTCCACCCTGCTTGTCTGGCTGACAATGCGACGGTTGACCCACCCTCTTCGAGAGTTCATCGGCCATGTCCGCAAAATATCCACCGGCGAGAACACCCGGGAGCCGCTCCGGGTCAGGACCCGGGACGAGATCGCCCTTCTGGCGGAAGCGTTCAATCAGCTGATGGTTGAAACCGATGAGCAAAAGCGGATCGTTCAGAATCAACTGACTTTTCTCCAGAACCTGCTCGACACCATACCCAATCCCGTCTACTACAAGAGTACCGAGGGTGTATACCTTGGATGCAACCGCGCCTTCGAACAGGTTCACGGCCGATCCCGGAATGAGATCGTCGGCCGGACGGTTCACGATGTCGCCGACGCGGCGCAGGCGGCTGCCTACGCGGCCTCCGACCGGGAACTTTTCCACCAGGAGGCGGGGGATTTCCAGATCTTTGAACATACGATGACTTATGCGGACAGCTCACGACGCAATGTTCTTTTTTACAAGGCCGTATTCCATAATGCCTCCGGCGAGCCTGCTGGGATGGTCGGAACTATCCTCGATATCACCCAGCGAAAGGCGATCGAGCTTGCCCTGAACGAGCAGCGGGAATTCACTGAAAATCTGCTGCAGAATTCGGCGGTCCCCTGTTTCGTGCTCGACAGAAACCACACGGTCCTCAACTGGACGCGCGCCTGCGAAGAGCTCACCGGCATTTCCATCACCGAGGTCCTTGGTACCAGTCAGCACTGGAAGGCTTTCTATCCGGTGAAGCGCCCCTGCCTTGCCGACCTGATTCTTGACGACCGCCTTGAGCAGACGCTCGATCTTTACGAAAGCTATGCCAACTCGCCTCTGATACCAGACGGTCTGCAGGCGGAAGGATGGTTCCCGAATATCGGCGGCAAGCGCCGCTACCTTCTCTTCGAGGCGGCGCCGATCCGTAACCAGAAGGGCGAAATCATCGCCGTCATTGAAACCCTGCACGACCTGACCCACGTCAAGCAGGTAGAGGAGGCCCTCCAGGAAAGCGAAGCCAGCTATCGGACCCTTATCGAACGCCTGCCTGATGCCATTCTTGTCCACCGGGGGGGCACAATCGTCTTCGGAAATCACGAGGCGAGCCGGCTTTTCGCATCCTCAACACCGGAAGATCTGGAAGGGGCGGAGATCCAGGACCTCGTTCATCCCGATTTCCGCGAGACCTTTGGGGAAGGCATCACTCTTGTTGAAGATCAGCGGGAAAACAAGGAATACACGGAAGGGAAAATCATGCGCCTGGACGGCACGGCCATCGACATCGAAGCGGCTTCCACACCCGTCTTTTACGAAGGCCGCTGGTCAGTGCAGACTATTCTACGGGACATCACCGAGCGAAAGGAGCTGCAGGAGAAAATCTGGCGCCAGGCCAACTTCGACCCCCTGACGGGGATTCCCAACCGCCTGCTCTTCCAGGACCGCCTGCAGCAGAATCTGGACCGGGCCGAACGGGAAAAGTACCATGTCGCCCTTCTTTTCATCGACCTCGATCATTTCAAGGAAATTAATGACACCCTGGGGCATGATGCGGGGGATGAACTGCTCCGGCAGACGGCTTCAAGGCTCTGCGGTCTGTTGCGCAAAACCGATACGATCGCCCGCATGGGAGGGGATGAATTCACAGTCATCATGCCCCGGGTTGTCGAGCCTCCGCACGTCAGCGCCGTGGCGCAGCGCATCCTGGCCGTGCTGGACGATCCGTTTCAGCTCCCCGGCGGCGAAGGACGTATCTCCGCCTCCATCGGCATTGCTTTTTATCCCGAGGACGGCACCGATACCGCCACCTTGATGAAAAAGGCCGACCTGGCCATGTACCGGGCCAAGGAGAGCGGCCGGAAAGCCTTCAGCTTCTACTCTTCAGAAATAATTATCCAGGATGAGCCGGCCCCTTCCTACCCGTAA
- a CDS encoding DnaJ C-terminal domain-containing protein encodes MAKDYYAVLGVPRDATAEAIKKSYRKLALKYHPDKNPGDKKAEEKFKEITEAYAVLSDAEKRKQYDQFGETGFHQRFSQEDIFRGFDVGDIFREFGFGTDDVFSHVFGGGYGSRTTFHGAGQPRTIKGQDFVLRLAIPFRQAILGGERRVDYRRDGRAEHLQVRIPAGVESGQKLRVGGKGGKSPTGGPPGDLFLEIEVDADPVFTREGSDLLVRVKVPFSGVCLGTSVEVPTLEGPKRVKVPAGMAGGGKIRLKGFGAPHRSKGGKGDLFAIIEVAVPTTLTPAQKALVEKLRDEGL; translated from the coding sequence ATGGCCAAAGATTATTACGCCGTCCTCGGCGTTCCCCGGGACGCCACCGCCGAGGCCATCAAGAAATCCTATCGAAAACTGGCCCTCAAGTATCACCCGGACAAGAACCCCGGCGACAAAAAAGCCGAGGAGAAGTTCAAGGAGATTACCGAGGCCTATGCCGTCCTGTCGGACGCGGAGAAGCGTAAGCAGTACGACCAGTTCGGCGAGACGGGATTTCACCAGAGGTTCTCCCAGGAGGATATTTTCCGCGGCTTCGACGTCGGCGACATCTTTCGAGAATTCGGATTCGGCACCGACGACGTTTTCAGCCATGTCTTCGGCGGCGGTTACGGCAGCCGGACGACCTTCCATGGGGCCGGCCAGCCGCGGACCATCAAGGGACAGGATTTCGTCCTCCGCCTTGCGATCCCCTTTCGCCAGGCGATACTCGGCGGTGAACGGCGCGTCGATTATCGCCGGGACGGACGGGCGGAGCATCTGCAGGTGCGCATCCCGGCAGGGGTGGAGTCCGGCCAGAAGCTGCGCGTGGGCGGTAAAGGAGGGAAAAGTCCCACCGGCGGCCCTCCCGGAGACCTGTTCCTGGAGATCGAGGTGGATGCCGACCCGGTTTTTACCCGCGAGGGGAGTGATCTGCTGGTAAGGGTAAAAGTCCCTTTCAGCGGCGTCTGTCTCGGCACGTCCGTCGAAGTCCCCACTCTGGAGGGCCCCAAAAGGGTCAAGGTCCCCGCCGGAATGGCGGGAGGAGGGAAGATCCGTTTGAAGGGATTCGGGGCTCCTCACCGTAGCAAAGGGGGCAAGGGGGACCTCTTTGCCATCATCGAAGTGGCGGTGCCGACCACGCTGACCCCGGCGCAGAAGGCTCTGGTGGAAAAGCTGAGAGACGAGGGGCTCTAA
- a CDS encoding PA2779 family protein — MYDRSRWVLDIRICWMVLFAFCCLSLIPANGSASLIESRLSGGESLMQREAEIETIRQTLEREVVVQRLADYGLSPEEVSAKLPTLSDEQLHQLASLSESLGEGGILGAVIAILVIVLLVIVILKVTDKQVIVK; from the coding sequence ATGTACGACAGAAGTCGTTGGGTTCTTGATATCCGCATATGCTGGATGGTGCTCTTCGCGTTCTGCTGTCTTTCCCTGATCCCGGCGAACGGCAGCGCATCGCTGATCGAAAGTCGCCTCTCCGGCGGGGAGTCCCTGATGCAAAGGGAGGCGGAGATCGAAACGATCCGTCAGACCCTGGAGCGGGAAGTGGTTGTTCAGCGGCTTGCCGATTACGGTTTGAGCCCCGAAGAGGTGTCCGCCAAGCTTCCGACCCTGAGCGATGAGCAGCTTCACCAGCTGGCCTCCCTCTCGGAAAGCCTGGGGGAGGGCGGCATTCTCGGAGCGGTGATCGCGATTCTGGTCATCGTTCTGCTGGTGATCGTCATCCTCAAGGTGACCGACAAACAGGTGATCGTCAAATAG
- a CDS encoding PA2779 family protein has product MSLPRLWILDARICWMVLIAFSFLSLVPANGNTALIGSRLADGTFGAERQAQIEMIRQALEQQVVAQRLSDFGLSPEEVSAKLPTMSDEQLHQLAGLSKDVAAGSVLEAVIAVLLIVFLVVVIMKLMDREIVIR; this is encoded by the coding sequence ATGTCGTTGCCGCGCCTATGGATACTGGATGCTCGCATCTGCTGGATGGTTCTGATCGCCTTCAGCTTTCTTTCCCTGGTTCCGGCCAACGGGAATACGGCTCTGATCGGCAGTCGACTTGCGGACGGTACCTTCGGCGCCGAAAGACAGGCGCAGATCGAAATGATTCGTCAGGCACTCGAGCAGCAGGTGGTGGCCCAGCGACTGTCCGACTTCGGTCTGTCTCCGGAGGAGGTATCCGCCAAACTTCCGACGATGAGTGATGAACAGCTTCATCAGCTGGCCGGCCTGTCCAAGGATGTGGCGGCCGGCAGCGTCCTCGAGGCGGTCATTGCCGTGCTGCTGATCGTCTTTCTGGTGGTCGTGATCATGAAACTCATGGACAGGGAAATCGTTATCCGGTGA
- a CDS encoding cysteine peptidase family C39 domain-containing protein has translation MILRFLFAFMLLSGCGCSPFQSHPGSPGQPGLHLVEEVPFRAQESRDDCGPAALASLLEHRGRHLSVAEVTRAVYTPALEGSLLPDLENFARAQGFVTRSGRGDLPLLRRQIDAGRPVLIPVETGFWVATRPHYLVVFGYGAEGFLAHAGIQEGVFVKSDDLLARWEKMNHLYLYLE, from the coding sequence GTGATTTTAAGGTTCCTTTTTGCTTTCATGCTGTTGAGCGGGTGCGGCTGCTCCCCCTTTCAGTCGCACCCCGGGAGCCCCGGGCAGCCGGGGCTTCACCTCGTTGAAGAGGTCCCTTTCCGGGCTCAGGAGAGTCGCGACGATTGCGGCCCGGCGGCCCTCGCCTCCCTGCTGGAACACCGAGGCAGACATCTCTCCGTTGCAGAAGTGACCCGGGCCGTTTATACTCCAGCCCTGGAAGGCTCCCTTTTGCCCGATCTGGAGAATTTCGCCCGCGCTCAGGGATTCGTCACCCGCTCCGGACGCGGCGACCTGCCCTTGCTTCGGCGGCAGATCGATGCAGGACGCCCAGTGCTGATCCCTGTGGAAACGGGATTCTGGGTGGCGACCCGGCCCCATTACCTCGTCGTTTTCGGTTACGGAGCCGAAGGTTTTCTGGCCCATGCCGGAATTCAAGAGGGGGTCTTCGTCAAGTCCGACGACCTTCTTGCACGGTGGGAGAAGATGAATCATCTTTACCTCTATCTGGAATAG
- a CDS encoding MarR family winged helix-turn-helix transcriptional regulator, whose protein sequence is MERIERIASLYPLLMGRMGRLRSLVHEGMDLTYNQYKTLLTIADRRECSLGDLARELGVAMSSASQMVDRLVGEGVVERNLDEANRRQVIIRLTDNGEDLIAKLRQGIIDGYRRVLAKMSDEEQEELVGSFETIARLLGRLT, encoded by the coding sequence GTGGAACGTATTGAAAGGATTGCCAGCCTCTATCCGCTTCTCATGGGGCGGATGGGGCGATTAAGGAGCCTGGTCCATGAAGGGATGGACCTGACCTACAACCAGTACAAGACTTTGCTGACCATTGCCGACCGGAGGGAGTGTTCGCTGGGGGATCTGGCCCGGGAACTGGGGGTCGCCATGAGCAGCGCCAGCCAGATGGTCGACCGACTCGTCGGCGAGGGGGTGGTCGAGAGGAATCTGGATGAGGCCAACCGGCGCCAGGTAATCATTCGTCTCACCGACAACGGCGAGGATCTGATCGCCAAGCTTCGACAGGGGATTATCGATGGGTACCGAAGAGTCCTGGCGAAGATGTCCGATGAGGAGCAGGAGGAGTTGGTCGGATCCTTTGAAACCATAGCCCGCCTGCTCGGCAGACTGACCTGA